One window of Methanogenium organophilum genomic DNA carries:
- the npdG gene encoding NADPH-dependent F420 reductase, whose translation MKVGIMGGTGNIGEGLARRICIGGKYDVMIGSRDPAKAEIAAQGVVDALAERGVKGTTCTGGANADCCDSDLIILSLPFDKIESTIESIGKDKFENKTIISLINPMLRYPKDKYFLHDRPPEESAALAIQKLLPESAKLTTGFNNVAAGKWMLLDEELDYSVVVCGDDKESKNAVKDLVSTVSKLQPLDGGPLKTSGIVESITPLVITLAMNNGLKDVGVYFR comes from the coding sequence ATGAAAGTAGGTATTATGGGCGGTACAGGAAATATCGGTGAAGGCCTTGCCCGCCGTATCTGTATCGGAGGAAAATATGATGTGATGATTGGTTCGCGTGACCCTGCAAAGGCAGAGATTGCCGCACAGGGAGTCGTGGATGCACTTGCTGAGCGTGGCGTCAAGGGTACGACATGTACCGGAGGAGCCAACGCGGACTGTTGCGACTCCGATCTCATCATTCTCTCCCTTCCGTTTGATAAGATAGAATCCACCATTGAAAGCATCGGTAAGGATAAGTTCGAGAACAAGACCATCATTTCGCTGATTAACCCGATGCTCCGTTATCCAAAGGATAAATATTTCCTCCATGATCGTCCACCAGAAGAATCTGCGGCTCTTGCAATTCAGAAGTTGCTTCCCGAATCTGCAAAACTCACTACCGGTTTCAACAATGTCGCCGCCGGAAAGTGGATGCTGCTTGATGAAGAGCTCGACTATAGTGTTGTAGTTTGCGGAGACGACAAGGAGTCCAAGAACGCGGTAAAAGACCTCGTGTCCACCGTCTCGAAACTGCAGCCGCTTGACGGCGGGCCATTGAAGACTTCCGGAATCGTTGAGAGTATAACTCCTCTCGTGATTACGCTTGCAATGAACAACGGTCTCAAGGATGTAGGAGTCTATTTCAGGTAA
- a CDS encoding TrmB family transcriptional regulator, giving the protein MEFRFQADEYLYNQLIACGLREYDAKIYVALFGMGVASATELHESTGIPRGRVYETLSYLQEKQFINSEGTSPIMYRVEDIRLTYSAFQNDLNTKTRMLYLSLLKLEDLHHPMKFPQDSVPILTEGGIENQFRLMCRRAKSEIVILCNDAELLKRFSADLHKIRKKVDVEVIVPEPEMATELSLPCYMVKDAVDKSLFNPMGTDYPDSMLLQIYTDMRNMFIICNKDGRMNGFYMQNPLHEEYIIKTLHQNITRIKYL; this is encoded by the coding sequence ATGGAATTCCGCTTCCAGGCAGATGAATATCTTTACAACCAACTTATTGCATGTGGGCTTCGTGAATATGACGCAAAGATCTATGTTGCATTGTTTGGTATGGGGGTGGCAAGTGCAACTGAACTGCATGAATCCACCGGAATTCCCCGGGGACGCGTGTATGAGACTCTTTCGTATCTCCAGGAGAAACAGTTCATAAATTCAGAAGGGACTAGTCCGATTATGTATCGGGTGGAGGATATTCGCCTGACATATTCTGCGTTCCAGAATGACCTGAACACTAAAACCAGAATGCTCTATTTGTCCCTGCTTAAACTGGAGGACCTACACCACCCGATGAAATTCCCTCAGGATTCGGTGCCTATTCTGACTGAGGGAGGAATTGAAAATCAATTTCGTCTGATGTGCAGGCGGGCAAAGTCGGAAATTGTGATTCTCTGTAATGATGCTGAACTGCTGAAGCGGTTTTCGGCTGATTTGCACAAGATTCGAAAGAAAGTGGACGTGGAGGTGATTGTGCCGGAGCCGGAGATGGCAACAGAACTTTCTTTGCCCTGCTACATGGTGAAGGATGCGGTGGATAAGAGTCTGTTTAATCCAATGGGGACAGATTATCCAGATTCCATGCTTTTGCAGATTTATACCGACATGCGCAATATGTTCATTATTTGCAACAAAGACGGGCGGATGAATGGTTTTTATATGCAGAATCCTCTGCATGAAGAATATATTATAAAGACGCTCCATCAGAACATTACAAGAATAAAATATCTGTAA
- a CDS encoding cysteine desulfurase family protein, with protein MSPSDVNRDVEDLLKFHGVPKREVYLDAENSGPVFPEALEVMRMAYLGGGRGHPSITHRIGWETYETLFTSSQTVADAMHCVPEELVYTHSGTEANNLAITGLAQASKERKKIIVSAIEHLSVMFPAERLEEQGYRVVKIPVDDEGFVDTDTLSRETDEDTLLVSIAPLNHEIGVMQDIHAIVDTVKDKDEGVMVHFDACDAFCRTRLELENSGIDMASFSSHKIFGPKGVGVLYVRDGTELEPIIRGQLSTQKLWAGVENIPGIVGFAKAVEMMQKNGDEYLSHMTALRDRLTDGILGEIEGTLLNGPMGERRAPDNVNISFLNCEGEAMTVEMSLKGVYVSSGSACTSRVLEPSHVLLAIRRKYEEAHGSILMKTTPFLTDDDIEYVLTCFPEAARRIRSLSPFTGV; from the coding sequence GTGAGCCCCAGCGATGTCAACCGGGATGTGGAAGACCTCCTGAAATTCCATGGAGTACCGAAACGGGAAGTCTACCTTGACGCGGAAAATTCCGGCCCGGTATTCCCCGAGGCACTGGAGGTGATGCGCATGGCCTATCTGGGCGGGGGGAGGGGCCATCCCTCCATCACCCACCGGATTGGGTGGGAGACCTATGAGACCCTCTTCACATCGTCACAGACGGTTGCAGACGCAATGCACTGCGTTCCGGAAGAACTCGTCTATACTCACAGCGGGACGGAGGCAAACAACCTTGCCATCACCGGCCTTGCACAGGCTTCAAAGGAGCGGAAAAAGATCATCGTTTCCGCAATCGAGCACCTGAGTGTGATGTTTCCAGCGGAACGCCTCGAAGAGCAGGGGTATCGCGTCGTAAAGATACCCGTCGACGATGAGGGTTTTGTGGACACAGACACCCTCTCCCGTGAGACGGATGAAGATACCCTGCTCGTCAGTATTGCCCCCCTGAACCATGAGATTGGGGTGATGCAGGACATACACGCAATCGTCGATACCGTGAAAGACAAAGACGAGGGGGTGATGGTACACTTCGATGCCTGTGATGCATTCTGCAGGACCAGACTGGAGCTGGAGAATTCCGGAATTGATATGGCGTCATTCAGTTCCCACAAGATATTCGGGCCGAAAGGGGTGGGCGTGTTGTATGTCCGGGACGGGACAGAACTCGAGCCCATCATCCGCGGCCAGCTGAGCACCCAGAAACTCTGGGCCGGGGTGGAGAATATCCCCGGCATTGTGGGATTTGCAAAGGCAGTTGAGATGATGCAGAAAAATGGCGATGAATACCTGTCCCACATGACTGCGCTGCGCGACCGGCTTACAGACGGTATCCTCGGTGAGATTGAGGGGACGCTTCTGAACGGCCCCATGGGAGAGAGGCGTGCGCCGGACAACGTGAACATCAGTTTTCTGAACTGTGAGGGTGAGGCGATGACGGTCGAGATGAGCCTGAAGGGTGTGTATGTGTCTAGCGGGAGTGCCTGCACGAGCCGTGTGCTTGAGCCGAGTCATGTACTTCTTGCCATCCGGAGGAAATACGAGGAAGCCCATGGGAGCATTCTCATGAAGACGACGCCGTTTCTCACGGACGATGATATTGAGTATGTGTTGACCTGTTTTCCTGAAGCCGCCAGGAGAATCAGGTCACTAAGTCCTTTTACAGGAGTGTAA
- a CDS encoding nicotinamide-nucleotide adenylyltransferase — MKRGLYFGQFQPYTNGHKAFIGQMLKDVDELIIVIAGAQISHDPLHPFTAGQRLLMISRDLKNSVIPVSVIPIEDMTMNSLWVSHIKSMVPPFHVVYASNPLILKLFSEAGIETISPGTCPHEVLHGGELCSLMAAGDEWKAYMPEKTVQLILETDIIERIRAIFETDA; from the coding sequence ATGAAACGTGGCCTCTATTTCGGGCAATTTCAGCCGTACACAAACGGACATAAGGCGTTTATCGGCCAGATGCTCAAAGATGTTGATGAATTGATCATCGTGATTGCAGGTGCGCAGATCAGCCATGATCCCCTTCATCCGTTTACTGCAGGACAGCGATTGCTGATGATTTCCCGCGATTTAAAAAATTCAGTAATTCCGGTTTCTGTCATCCCGATTGAAGATATGACGATGAATTCCCTGTGGGTTTCGCATATCAAATCAATGGTACCTCCTTTCCATGTTGTATATGCATCAAACCCACTGATTTTGAAGCTTTTTTCTGAAGCGGGGATTGAAACCATATCCCCCGGCACCTGTCCGCATGAGGTGCTTCATGGGGGAGAACTGTGTTCTTTGATGGCAGCTGGTGATGAATGGAAAGCGTATATGCCGGAAAAAACGGTGCAGCTTATTCTTGAAACAGATATAATTGAACGCATACGAGCGATTTTTGAAACCGATGCATAG
- the hemC gene encoding hydroxymethylbilane synthase: MPLTVGTRGSRLAMAQTDRVCGQLADLGIATDVVEVKTVGDARLQVPMHQVGGQGIFVRALDDAILAGEIDFAVHSMKDIPAFRPEGLSTAAILKRDSPADFLVHEGDIEDVRVVGTSSTRRRAQLLRSSLDVEVRELRGNVDTRLRKLRDGEYDAIVLAEAGMQRLDMDLSGTQLLPQWFVPSPNQGTIAVVCRDDPELNETLAAIDHPQTRKDTEVERAVMEEIGGGCFTPQGVFCQDGFLLAEVLSLDGNRYERVEDNGDSVEEGRLIGRKLKNISWDLIEEARQTLGLS, translated from the coding sequence ATGCCTCTGACCGTAGGCACCAGAGGTTCACGCCTCGCGATGGCGCAGACCGACCGTGTTTGTGGACAGCTTGCTGACCTTGGAATTGCAACCGACGTCGTTGAAGTCAAGACGGTGGGCGACGCCCGGCTGCAGGTGCCGATGCATCAGGTGGGCGGGCAGGGCATCTTCGTCCGGGCACTGGACGACGCCATCCTCGCGGGTGAGATCGACTTCGCCGTTCACAGCATGAAGGATATCCCTGCATTCCGGCCGGAAGGACTATCAACAGCGGCGATTCTCAAACGTGACTCCCCGGCGGACTTCCTCGTCCACGAGGGTGACATAGAGGATGTCCGGGTGGTGGGGACGTCATCCACCCGCAGGCGGGCACAGCTCCTCCGGAGCAGTCTGGATGTAGAGGTGCGTGAACTCCGCGGCAATGTGGATACCCGTCTGCGCAAACTTCGCGATGGTGAGTATGACGCCATCGTCCTTGCGGAGGCGGGGATGCAGCGGCTCGACATGGATCTCTCCGGCACACAGCTTCTGCCGCAGTGGTTTGTCCCGTCTCCGAATCAGGGGACGATCGCAGTGGTCTGCCGCGATGACCCGGAGCTGAACGAGACACTTGCAGCAATTGACCATCCGCAGACGCGAAAGGATACGGAAGTCGAACGGGCCGTGATGGAGGAGATCGGCGGCGGGTGTTTCACCCCGCAGGGGGTCTTCTGTCAGGATGGGTTCCTTCTCGCAGAAGTGCTCTCCCTTGACGGCAACCGCTATGAACGGGTGGAGGACAACGGCGATTCGGTGGAAGAAGGCCGTCTCATCGGCAGAAAACTCAAAAATATTAGCTGGGACCTGATCGAAGAGGCCCGGCAGACTCTGGGATTATCATGA
- the cobA gene encoding uroporphyrinogen-III C-methyltransferase produces MNGTVYLIGSGPGGLGMMTVRAREVLDAADVILYDQLPGAEVIASLPDTAECVDVGKYGSSHTLEQDEIEALMVEYAKTGRNVVRLKGGDPFLFGRGGEEMETMREHGIPVEVVPGVTSAIAVPECVGIPVTHRKWASQVTILTGHEDPTKAESALNWKWLAQTTGTIVILMGVKNLPKIAEALIAGGMKPEKPVAIIERGLRPDQRVTCGALDEIAEVARAAGVKPPAVVVIGEVATLYRDGSEGRMHITGV; encoded by the coding sequence ATGAACGGAACAGTATATCTTATCGGATCCGGCCCCGGCGGGCTGGGCATGATGACGGTCCGGGCACGTGAGGTGCTCGACGCAGCGGATGTCATTCTCTATGATCAGCTCCCCGGCGCTGAGGTGATTGCCTCCCTGCCGGATACGGCTGAGTGTGTGGATGTCGGGAAATACGGCTCGTCCCATACCCTTGAACAGGATGAGATCGAGGCCCTGATGGTGGAGTATGCCAAAACGGGCCGGAACGTCGTTCGCCTGAAGGGAGGAGACCCCTTCCTCTTCGGCCGCGGCGGTGAGGAGATGGAGACGATGCGGGAGCACGGCATCCCGGTAGAGGTGGTGCCCGGTGTGACAAGTGCCATCGCCGTTCCCGAGTGTGTGGGCATTCCTGTTACCCACCGAAAGTGGGCGAGTCAGGTCACGATCCTGACCGGGCACGAGGACCCCACCAAAGCTGAGTCCGCCCTCAACTGGAAGTGGCTTGCGCAGACCACGGGAACGATTGTCATCCTGATGGGCGTGAAGAATCTCCCGAAGATCGCTGAGGCACTCATTGCAGGCGGCATGAAACCGGAGAAACCGGTGGCGATTATTGAGCGGGGACTCCGGCCCGACCAGCGGGTGACCTGCGGGGCTCTGGATGAGATTGCCGAGGTTGCACGGGCGGCGGGAGTGAAGCCTCCTGCGGTTGTTGTGATTGGTGAAGTCGCAACGCTGTACCGGGACGGGTCTGAAGGGCGGATGCATATTACCGGGGTTTGA
- a CDS encoding DsrE/DsrF/DrsH-like family protein produces MTKLSLIVTSEKIDKLFPATTLATTAAISGWEADIFFTFWGLLALKKGYEPSQVSLDYQEYGDKLSGAIASGAMPGWRELLEKGKATGRVKVYACSATMALFGMTEDELETFVDGVAGAATYLGLARDADVSLFIS; encoded by the coding sequence GTGACCAAATTATCATTAATCGTAACATCTGAGAAAATTGACAAACTCTTTCCTGCAACCACTCTTGCGACCACCGCAGCGATATCCGGATGGGAGGCTGACATCTTCTTCACGTTCTGGGGATTATTGGCCCTCAAAAAAGGGTATGAACCGTCTCAGGTGAGCCTTGATTATCAGGAGTATGGAGACAAACTGAGTGGAGCAATCGCATCCGGTGCGATGCCGGGATGGAGGGAGTTACTGGAGAAGGGAAAGGCGACCGGCAGGGTTAAGGTATACGCCTGTTCGGCAACGATGGCCCTCTTCGGGATGACAGAGGATGAACTTGAGACCTTTGTGGACGGTGTCGCAGGGGCGGCAACTTACCTCGGGCTGGCCCGTGACGCCGATGTGTCGCTTTTCATATCATAG
- the hemB gene encoding porphobilinogen synthase, which produces MFPERRLRRLRKRTMQPLFQETALCTDDLVVPLFFDEVATEPVPIASMPGQYRYPVGMAAEIAQDIAAAGIRAVILFGIPARKDAGGTEAYNPEGVIQQSVRAIKSAVPELVVITDVCACEYTDHGHCGIVGETPCGPDLLNDPSLELMSQIAVSHAEAGADIVAPSCMLDGMVMAIREELDCEGYEETAIMSYSSKFASALYGPFRDAADSGFSFGDRTTYQMSPANPREALLESEMDAKEGADILMVKPASLYLDILQSVASLGLPVAAYQVSGEYAMIKAAAANGWIDEKAVALESLLAIKRAGADLIITYYAMDAAGWLK; this is translated from the coding sequence ATGTTTCCGGAAAGACGATTGCGAAGACTGAGAAAACGAACGATGCAGCCCCTGTTTCAGGAGACTGCGCTCTGTACCGATGATCTTGTGGTCCCGCTCTTTTTTGATGAGGTGGCGACAGAACCCGTCCCGATTGCCTCCATGCCGGGGCAGTACCGCTACCCGGTGGGAATGGCGGCAGAGATCGCACAAGATATTGCCGCAGCAGGCATCCGTGCGGTCATTCTCTTTGGCATCCCTGCACGAAAGGATGCCGGGGGAACAGAGGCATACAACCCGGAGGGTGTTATCCAGCAGTCAGTCCGGGCCATTAAATCAGCTGTCCCTGAGCTTGTTGTGATTACCGACGTCTGTGCCTGTGAATATACCGACCATGGGCACTGCGGTATCGTTGGGGAGACTCCCTGTGGACCGGACCTCCTAAACGACCCTTCTCTTGAACTAATGTCGCAGATTGCGGTATCCCATGCCGAAGCCGGTGCGGATATCGTCGCCCCGTCCTGTATGCTCGACGGCATGGTCATGGCCATCCGTGAAGAACTGGACTGCGAGGGCTATGAGGAGACGGCAATCATGTCGTATTCCAGCAAATTTGCAAGTGCTCTCTACGGGCCATTCCGTGACGCAGCGGACTCCGGATTCTCGTTTGGCGATAGGACAACCTACCAGATGAGCCCGGCAAATCCGCGTGAGGCGCTCCTTGAGTCAGAAATGGACGCGAAGGAGGGTGCCGATATCCTGATGGTCAAACCGGCGTCCCTGTATCTTGATATCCTGCAGTCGGTTGCCTCTCTTGGCCTGCCGGTCGCCGCCTATCAGGTGAGCGGAGAGTATGCTATGATCAAGGCCGCCGCGGCAAACGGCTGGATTGATGAGAAAGCGGTTGCACTCGAGAGTCTCCTTGCGATCAAACGGGCGGGTGCTGACCTCATCATTACCTACTATGCGATGGATGCAGCGGGGTGGCTGAAATGA
- the cynS gene encoding cyanase, with protein sequence MKKEECTEMILSAMSEKGLTFGEMAEKVGRHEVWVATALFGQASMSKEEAETVGSVLGLDADCVKLLQECPYKGSLSTVVPTDPLIYRLYEIMAIYGMPLKAIVHEKFGDGIMSAIDFEVDVRKMEDPKGDRVIIELNGKFLPYKKW encoded by the coding sequence ATGAAAAAAGAAGAATGTACTGAAATGATACTGAGCGCAATGAGTGAAAAGGGCCTTACGTTCGGAGAAATGGCTGAAAAAGTCGGAAGACACGAAGTATGGGTCGCAACCGCCCTCTTTGGTCAGGCAAGCATGAGTAAAGAAGAAGCGGAAACAGTTGGTTCGGTCCTCGGTCTGGACGCTGACTGTGTCAAACTCCTTCAGGAGTGCCCCTACAAAGGCTCGCTTTCAACTGTTGTTCCAACAGACCCCCTTATCTACCGGCTGTATGAGATTATGGCCATCTATGGAATGCCCTTAAAAGCAATTGTCCATGAAAAGTTTGGCGATGGCATTATGAGTGCAATTGACTTTGAGGTAGATGTCAGGAAAATGGAAGACCCCAAGGGAGACAGGGTGATCATTGAACTGAACGGAAAATTCCTCCCATACAAAAAGTGGTGA
- a CDS encoding sulfurtransferase TusA family protein: MDADITVDARFKSCPGPLISLSDAVSKARPAQVVKLLATDPAAPSDVKEWSASVGHTLLDVQKLGDVYEIYVEVAE, translated from the coding sequence ATGGATGCTGATATTACGGTGGATGCGAGGTTTAAGTCCTGTCCGGGTCCTCTGATCTCACTCAGCGACGCGGTATCAAAGGCCCGTCCTGCGCAGGTTGTCAAACTACTTGCAACAGACCCTGCCGCACCGTCTGATGTGAAGGAGTGGAGCGCGAGTGTTGGCCACACGCTTCTTGATGTACAGAAATTAGGTGATGTCTATGAAATTTATGTGGAGGTAGCGGAGTGA
- a CDS encoding NAD(P)-dependent alcohol dehydrogenase: MAKMIKGLAMKRIGEIGWIEKEAPKCGPLDALVKPLALAPCTSDIHTVWEGAIGERTDMILGHEGTGEVVEVGSHVKNFKPGDRVLVPAITPDWGSYEAQSGFAQHSGGMLAGWKFSNFKDGMFGELFHVNEADANLAHLPDSIDVAQAAMISDMVPTGFHGAELADIRLGDTVCCIGIGPVGLMGVAGANLMGASHILAVGSRPDCAKAARGYGATDIINYKNGDIVEQVLEKTDGKGVDKVIIAGGNVKTMDEAIRMIKPGGKIGNVNYLGSGDYVIIPRVEWGCGMSHKFIHAGLMPGGGLRMEKLASLVEVGKLDLNPLMTHRFTGFEKVEEALLLMKEKPPDLIKPVVVCE, translated from the coding sequence ATGGCAAAGATGATTAAAGGCCTTGCAATGAAGCGGATCGGAGAGATCGGCTGGATTGAGAAAGAGGCACCGAAGTGCGGCCCGCTTGATGCACTCGTAAAGCCACTGGCACTTGCACCGTGTACCTCAGATATTCACACGGTCTGGGAAGGCGCAATCGGTGAGCGTACGGACATGATTCTCGGGCACGAAGGTACCGGAGAAGTCGTTGAAGTGGGTTCCCACGTAAAGAACTTCAAGCCCGGGGACCGTGTTCTCGTTCCCGCCATCACTCCTGACTGGGGGAGCTATGAAGCACAGTCAGGGTTCGCCCAGCACTCCGGCGGCATGCTCGCAGGCTGGAAGTTCTCCAACTTCAAGGACGGCATGTTCGGGGAATTGTTCCACGTCAATGAGGCGGACGCCAACCTGGCACATCTTCCGGACTCTATTGATGTGGCCCAGGCAGCCATGATCTCCGACATGGTTCCCACCGGCTTCCACGGTGCCGAACTTGCTGACATCAGGCTGGGTGACACCGTCTGTTGTATCGGTATCGGCCCGGTCGGACTGATGGGTGTCGCCGGTGCAAACCTCATGGGTGCTTCGCACATTCTCGCTGTCGGAAGCAGACCGGACTGCGCCAAAGCAGCCCGGGGATATGGCGCGACTGATATCATCAACTACAAGAATGGTGACATCGTCGAGCAGGTTCTGGAAAAGACCGACGGAAAGGGTGTTGACAAGGTCATTATTGCAGGTGGTAATGTCAAGACCATGGACGAGGCCATCCGCATGATCAAGCCCGGCGGAAAGATCGGAAACGTCAACTATCTTGGCTCAGGCGACTACGTCATCATCCCGCGTGTTGAGTGGGGATGTGGTATGAGCCACAAGTTCATCCACGCAGGCCTGATGCCCGGCGGTGGGCTGAGAATGGAGAAACTTGCAAGCCTCGTCGAAGTAGGCAAGCTTGATCTCAACCCGCTGATGACCCACAGATTCACCGGATTCGAGAAGGTAGAGGAAGCACTGCTCCTGATGAAGGAGAAGCCCCCTGACCTGATCAAACCGGTCGTTGTGTGCGAGTAA
- the nadX gene encoding aspartate dehydrogenase has product MYPTTLTVGIIGCGNVGNILAQRQNAFRITAAYDCIPERAQEYSEKYGAKPLSDFSEFLAEPVDIVVEAASVSAVREHAIDVLLSGKDMIILSVGALAEETFRTQLLAKARHLDRKIHIPSGAIMGLDNIRIGQISRVDTLFLKTTKNPKSLGIAEQETKCVFSGTASDCVRQYPKNTNVAISLSLACGCDANVELWSNPGETKNMHEITFAGEFGDAYIRIRNNPAPDNAATSSLAALSILSILENLKNPLVIGA; this is encoded by the coding sequence ATGTATCCGACCACACTTACTGTTGGTATTATTGGCTGCGGGAATGTCGGGAATATTCTTGCACAACGGCAGAACGCATTTCGCATAACTGCGGCATATGACTGCATTCCTGAGCGTGCTCAGGAGTATTCAGAAAAGTATGGCGCTAAACCGCTATCGGATTTTAGCGAATTTTTGGCCGAACCGGTCGACATTGTGGTAGAAGCTGCGTCAGTATCAGCTGTGCGGGAACATGCGATAGATGTTCTTCTCTCCGGAAAAGATATGATTATTCTTAGTGTCGGGGCACTCGCAGAAGAAACCTTCCGCACACAACTACTTGCAAAGGCCCGTCATTTGGATAGGAAAATACACATTCCTTCCGGAGCGATCATGGGGCTCGATAACATCCGTATCGGACAGATTTCCCGTGTTGATACGCTCTTTCTCAAAACAACAAAAAACCCGAAATCCCTGGGAATTGCAGAACAGGAAACAAAATGTGTCTTTTCGGGAACGGCGAGTGACTGTGTCAGGCAGTATCCGAAAAACACGAATGTTGCCATATCGTTGTCCCTCGCCTGTGGGTGCGATGCTAATGTGGAACTATGGAGCAATCCCGGTGAAACAAAAAATATGCATGAGATCACCTTTGCCGGTGAATTTGGCGATGCATATATCCGAATCAGGAATAACCCGGCACCGGATAATGCAGCAACGAGCTCTCTTGCAGCCCTCTCGATATTGAGTATTCTGGAGAATCTGAAGAACCCGCTGGTGATAGGAGCATGA
- a CDS encoding HD domain-containing protein has protein sequence METIRAFAETFFRQAGAHGPDHILRVTRLCKEIGRAGCAVGIAWTFMQAGEHGDDIGNAVSHLHEKLLNLRRLMYTAAAADIAERRHALLQRFVDSLEDETGTSLTSPADRRTPFICLR, from the coding sequence ATGGAGACAATAAGGGCATTTGCCGAGACGTTCTTCAGGCAGGCGGGAGCCCACGGCCCCGACCACATCCTCCGCGTCACCCGCCTCTGCAAGGAGATCGGACGGGCCGGGTGTGCGGTCGGGATCGCATGGACGTTTATGCAGGCAGGCGAACACGGGGACGACATCGGGAACGCTGTGAGTCACTTGCATGAAAAACTACTGAACCTCCGGAGGCTGATGTATACAGCAGCCGCTGCGGACATTGCTGAGCGGAGGCATGCCCTCCTGCAGCGGTTTGTAGACAGCCTGGAGGACGAAACCGGGACCAGCCTCACCTCTCCGGCAGACAGACGTACACCGTTCATTTGTTTGCGGTAA
- the hemL gene encoding glutamate-1-semialdehyde 2,1-aminomutase gives MRSEELFSEAQTLMPGGVSSPVRAIKPYPFYTRKGTGSHLTTEDGEDLIDCCLGYGPLILGHAHPTVREAICSCAEDGWLYGTPAEKELFLARMIIADHPSVDMVRFVSSGSEATMAAIRLARGFTGREDIIKIEGGFHGAHDGVLIKAGSGATTMGVPDSAGVIPDVVRHTAQVPYNNTEALTELLENNDNVAAFILEPVLGNVGPVLPDDGYLAEVRKITEEHDVLLIFDEVITGYRLGIGGAQFKYGITPDLTTFGKIIGGGLPIGCFSGRRDIMELTAPAGPVYQAGTFSGNPLSLSAGIACLQYLRDNRGLYQMLAENARAIGESIPSNKADGFVNLGSMFKLFFRRAPPRDYREAKESDTEAFSVFWNKMMKKGIFLPPSQFETNFLSVAHTDEDVAKIAGAYSECL, from the coding sequence ATGAGAAGCGAGGAACTCTTCTCTGAGGCACAGACCCTGATGCCCGGCGGTGTTTCCAGTCCGGTGCGTGCGATAAAACCGTATCCGTTCTATACCCGGAAGGGCACCGGTTCGCACCTTACAACTGAGGACGGTGAGGACTTAATCGACTGCTGTCTCGGCTACGGCCCCCTGATCCTCGGGCATGCCCACCCAACGGTACGGGAGGCCATATGCTCGTGTGCTGAAGACGGCTGGCTCTACGGCACGCCTGCGGAGAAGGAGCTGTTCCTCGCCCGGATGATCATTGCCGATCACCCGTCGGTTGATATGGTCCGGTTTGTTTCCAGCGGTTCGGAGGCGACGATGGCTGCAATTCGGCTCGCACGCGGGTTTACCGGCCGCGAGGACATCATCAAAATAGAGGGCGGGTTCCACGGCGCCCACGATGGTGTGCTCATCAAGGCGGGCTCCGGTGCGACCACGATGGGTGTTCCCGACTCTGCAGGTGTCATCCCGGATGTGGTGCGCCACACCGCACAGGTGCCCTACAATAACACCGAAGCCCTTACTGAGCTTCTGGAGAATAACGACAATGTGGCAGCATTCATCCTCGAACCGGTGCTCGGCAATGTCGGCCCGGTGCTTCCGGATGACGGCTACCTCGCAGAAGTGCGCAAAATCACTGAGGAGCATGATGTGCTCCTTATTTTTGACGAGGTCATCACCGGCTACCGGCTGGGCATCGGCGGTGCACAGTTCAAATATGGCATCACCCCTGACCTGACGACCTTCGGCAAGATCATCGGCGGTGGTCTCCCCATCGGGTGCTTCTCCGGCAGGCGCGACATCATGGAGCTGACGGCACCGGCAGGCCCGGTCTATCAGGCAGGGACATTCTCCGGAAATCCGCTCTCGCTTTCCGCAGGTATTGCCTGTCTGCAGTATCTACGGGACAACCGGGGTCTCTATCAGATGCTCGCGGAGAACGCACGGGCCATTGGCGAGTCCATTCCTTCCAATAAGGCAGACGGGTTTGTGAACCTCGGTTCGATGTTCAAACTCTTCTTCCGGAGAGCTCCACCACGTGATTACCGCGAGGCAAAGGAGAGCGACACGGAGGCATTCTCCGTCTTCTGGAATAAGATGATGAAGAAAGGCATCTTCCTGCCGCCGTCACAGTTTGAGACCAATTTCCTCTCGGTGGCGCACACCGATGAAGACGTGGCGAAGATTGCCGGGGCCTATTCCGAATGCCTCTGA